A part of Stigmatopora nigra isolate UIUO_SnigA unplaced genomic scaffold, RoL_Snig_1.1 HiC_scaffold_25, whole genome shotgun sequence genomic DNA contains:
- the churc1 gene encoding protein Churchill, translating into MCNGCVQKEYPNRGSTCLENGSFLMNYMGCANCHHRDFVLICNKDTEDDDGEEIVTYDHVCKNCDHVIARHEYTFSVVDEYQEYTMLCMLCGKAEDSISVLPDDPRQSASLF; encoded by the exons ATGTGCAATGGCTGCGTGCAAAAAGAATACCCCAATCGG GGAAGTACTTGCCTGGAAAATGGCTCTTTTTTGATGAACTACATGGGCTGTGCCAACTGCCATCACAGAGACTTCGTGTTAATCTGTAATAAAGACACAGAGGATGATGATGGGGAGGAGATTGTCACTTATGACC atgTCTGTAAAAACTGTGACCATGTCATCGCCAGGCATGAATATACCTTCTCTGTTGTTGATGAATATCAG GAGTACACGATGCTTTGCATGCTGTGTGGGAAGGCCGAGGACTCCATCAGTGTGTTGCCGGATGACCCCCGACAGAGTGCATCTCTCTTTTAG
- the ttbk2b gene encoding tau-tubulin kinase 2b: MSGERVDILSTADVVRDRWRVVRKIGGGGFGEVYEVLDLVNQATVAMKVESATQPKPVQRTEAAVLRKLQGKDNVCRFVSAGRNERFNYVVMELQGRNLADLRSSRPRGIFSASTTLRLGKQILQCIESIHSVGFLHRDIKPANFAMGRLASTCRCCYMLDFGLARQYITSTHEIRPPRSVAAFRGTVRYASINTHKHKEIGRHDDLWSLFYMLAEFRSGQLPWRKFKDKEQVGNLKEAYDHRLMLNHLPSEFSAFLDHILSLDYYTKPDYELLMSLFDSAMKSHNVLHNDPYDWEKSDSEDVLTAAAPPTGQELTRRTPAHLGMANASVLPVELQRENTEDVLMLGERFSDADNCPPSPAAPVPTRGIWDEMKRIQNQKHVEPAIKKVVTEEDHSQNQGNQSPAASVQSSPRRVRSETLLLERRVPLLQKMRQSQSLAFEKRLAPESKPTLERFLESCRRKTPPVLSHIGEKVLSDEQSGTGTGDPEEGAVSSGFVAVNISPVVQEGDSQEWVVVEVEQGSNSVAIKSSAEAQRVDKAATPNPADSENHPVEEVAAVASSPVLSHCSVGSWLLGHRRLPGMLGQMPAVIVGRPQMDQSSVGTPQSPVLEKREAIPLEAPSSKADEPPRQVPKDGGKTDLGPSSCPLKSSATVVAKDPETDSGLPDCSSDLNQQPQAIVSLLASLKPKEAPLSPKLSRIPRRDLGTPPDSPGKNLHRERRNRWSSPVHGSPTHSPSPSLSCENLQVTLPRERLSSERGSRSDCGGEDPLSLSSSSGSRSKIPRPVSITFAPEHLGSRLTPHPPPGKPTAGPCAEYRRRRMRVRPSSSSDADFLASLNKQEHDKLVVSPPPCNSSALQRSLSCSPSRQEPNDNKAPALGRSRSPSSFCGTSGPPPRHGPLQARCSRQTPWVPVSIGEGLSKDGKGSRKSKR; this comes from the exons ATGAGTGGAGAGCGCGTAGACATCCTGTCAACAGCAGATGTTGTCAGGGATAGATGGAGAGTG GTGAGAAAGATAGGCGGCGGTGGCTTCGGAGAGGTGTACGAAGTCTTGGACCTGGTGAACCAGGCCACCGTCGCAATGAAGGTGGAGTCTGCCACGCAACCCAAACCGGTGCAGAGAACAGAGGCAGCTGTGTTGAGGAAACTGCAGG GCAAAGATAACGTGTGTCGCTTTGTTAGTGCTGGCCGAAATGAACGCTTCAACTACGTGGTGATGGAACTTCAG GGGAGGAACCTGGCAGATCTGCGCAGTAGTCGGCCCCGTGGTATATTCTCAGCCTCGACAACATTGAGGCTCGGGAAGCAGATTTTACAGTGCATCGAAAGCATCCACTCAGTGGGTTTCCTGCACCGGGATATTAAACCA GCTAACTTTGCAATGGGAAGACTAGCAAGTACCTGCAGATGCTGCTACATGCTTGACTTTGGTCTGGCACGACAGTACATTACTTCCACCCATGAAATTCGTCCC CCGCGGTCTGTGGCAGCTTTCAGAGGAACTGTACGATATGCATCAATCAATACTCATAAACACAAG gAAATTGGGCGCCATGACGATCTTTGGTCTCTATTCTACATGTTGGCTGAATTCAGGTCGGGTCAGCTTCCGTGGAGGAAATTTAAAGACAAG GAACAAGTAGGCAATCTAAAAGAAGCATATGACCACCGCCTTATGCTTAATCACCTACCATCCGAATTTAGCGCATTCCTGGATCACATCCTTAGCTTGGACTACTACACCAAGCCAGACTATGAG CTGCTGATGTCACTGTTTGACAGCGCTATGAAAAGCCACAATGTGCTGCACAATGATCCCTACGACTGGGAGAAATCTGACTCGGAGGACGTGCTGACCGCTGCTGCACCGCCAACCGGCCAGGAGCTCACCCGCCGCACTCCAGCTCATCTGGG CATGGCTAATGCTTCAGTGCTGCCAGTGGAATTGCAGAGGGAGAACACAGAGGATGTCCTCATGCTTGGGGAGCGCTTCAGCGACGCCGACAACTGCCCTCCTAGTCCCGCTGCGCCTGTGCCCACGAGAGGCATATGGGATGAGATGAAACGCATTCAAAATCAGAAACATGTTGAACCAGCAATCAAGAAG GTGGTGACTGAGGAAGACCACAGTCAAAACCAGGGCAACCAAAGCCCTGCTGCCTCGGTGCAGAGTTCCCCGAGACGAGTACGATCCGAGACCTTATTGCTGGAACGGCGCGTGCCGCTGCTGCAAAAGATGCGCCAGAGTCAGAGCTTGGCTTTTGAAAAGAGACTTGCTCCTGAATCCAAGCCTACACTTGAGCGTTTCCTTGAATCCTG TCGCAGAAAAACGCCTCCTGTTCTTTCTCACATTGGAGAGAAAGTCCTGTCCGATGAACAGTCTGGCACAGGTACTGGTGATCCAGAGGAAGGGGCAGTTAGCAGTGGGTTTGTGGCAGTCAACATCAGTCCTGTGGTCCAAGAAGGGGACTCTCAGGAGTGGGTGGTGGTCGAGGTAGAGCAAGGTAGCAATTCCGTGGCCATCAAGTCTTCAGCTGAAGCCCAACGTGTCGACAAAGCAGCCACCCCAAACCCTGCAGACAGTGAGAACCATCCCGTGGAGGAGGTCGCAGCTGTCGCTAGCAGTCCTGTTTTGTCACATTGTTCTGTCGGGTCATGGTTACTTGGCCACAGGAGGCTGCCAGGCATGCTGGGGCAAATGCCTGCAGTCATTGTGGGACGACCGCAGATGGATCAG TCCTCAGTCGGCACACCACAATCCCCAGTACTGGAAAAGAGAGAAGCCATACCCCTTGAGGCCCCATCCAGCAAAGCCGATGAACCCCCCAGACAAGTCCCAAAGGATGGAGGAAAGACAGATTTAGGCCCTTCGTCGTGCCCACTCAAAAGTTCAGCAACTGTTGTAGCTAAAGACCCAGAGACTGATTCTGGTTTGCCGGACTGCTCATCAGATCTGAACCAGCAGCCTCAAGCGATCGTTTCGCTCCTCGCTTCTTTAAAACCTAAAGAGGCTCCCCTCTCTCCAAAACTAAGCCGCATCCCAAGACGGGACTTAGGCACTCCCCCAGACTCTCCCGGAAAGAACCTCCACCGGGAAAGGCGTAACCGCTGGAGCAGCCCTGTCCACGGCTCGCCCACTCATTCCCCTTCTCCGTCGCTTTCTTGCGAAAACCTGCAGGTCACTCTCCCTCGAGAACGCCTATCCTCAGAAAGAGGCTCCAGGTCAGACTGTGGAGGGGAAGACCCTCTTTCTCTGTCTTCTTCATCTGGCAGTAGAAGCAAGATCCCACGACCCGTGAGTATCACCTTTGCCCCCGAGCACCTCGGCAGCAGACTCACGCCTCATCCACCTCCTGGGAAACCAACGGCAGGTCCATGTGCTGAGTACAG GCGACGGCGAATGCGAGTACGCCCCAGCAGCTCTAGCGACGCAGACTTCTTGGCCAGTTTGAATAAGCAAGAACACGATAAGCTGGTCGTTTCGCCTCCACCTTGCAACTCTTCTGCTCTGCAACGCTCACTGAGTTGCTCACCATCCCGTCAGGAGCCCAACGACAATAAGGCACCAGCTCTGGGACGTAGCCGCTCTCCATCAAGCTTCTGTGGCACTTCTGGACCGCCTCCTCGTCATGGCCCCTTGCAAGCCAGGTGCTCCAGGCAGACTCCGTGGGTCCCTGTTTCCATAGGAGAAGGTTTGTCCAAGGATGGTAAGGGCTCAAGGAAATCAAAACGATGA
- the znf106b gene encoding uncharacterized protein znf106b, translating into MSNFAPPDSMGNPSQPMKNKDISDYPLLCRTPFLLARDLHMHSIEHHRNLDKKMMSRKVTIYKSHEPEVIKGVIGKKKVLAKDWKNVLPKEKKQSPKKESEKTNNNNKKKTTKSKHPVQVPQQEGSQTNVVPKSDKLPTDQNVAPESNGSQQHTNRTCVESQPLSWPGNNPFNDDHSRDQDENMTESTRDQMCVEFIKTSELQQNPTDLNLQPEPVKSGTGVSTTINKYRPQIGMPERCRVDREAQKQTAEVRAKSVAPSPSTSSEPTSSNAKVRIAHKAAAAQRLDKQGRYKVIPKVGIRPLPKIRQKWKTIYEQLKRRREKKEGTLRNGRQQFSPRQSPFEMGVANDLMLTEGFHWESLSYSSKPISLLPALSTSSFPSSEVVPPPHVTTYNASLVVTQSKECAPLTLDQSVGPARAATTVKVDLSKENKDTNKRNHEELEDDIILVGEASVKRKKTITNQDPGQLDKLLSVSLREEKLCQSVQELDKSLVLARKCLQVAYAEVQRLVLLKQQCTAEVDSLRAERIDILQGMQGEYSKRSNVVEVATPSSAASTDRISPSPSSSSPCNIIVPFPNILQTTALALSPGQPHPTPLATPMLAIKSEPAVLSNSSPQNPQAQIVSSPPPSLPIVASPTVVFNDQTKADVLNPSSDTKSTIIRAEIFPEEVLINDGNNKSQDHITGPSNVNHMKLKEEKNTSAMVNDNKSNESDNLVVMEPESMIITIDESDSEESPKMSPKAPESVIMKCETSPTQQTMPSKVADPQEVPPESVSMKCEASATQQTLQVKTETPVLLKIEPNCLKDDTLGKNTPLDKADLLNPSSGTMSTIIKEEILPQEVLINAGNNKSQDHVTGPVNVNLMKPKEEKNTSATVNDNKGNDSNDLEVIEPNMVVITIDESDSEESPNMSPKAPESMKCVTSTTQQALQVQSETPVLLKNEPNCVKDHTLGKKTPLDDADILNPFSGTKSTIIKEEIFPKEVLINAGNNKSQDHATGPSNLNQMKPKEEKNTSAMVHDNKGNDSNDLEVVEPKIVLITIDESDSEESPLNSSKAPESVSMKCETSSTQQTMPSKVADPQEVPPKSVSMKCAASTTQQTKSSKVADTQVPPKSVSMKSVASPTQQTKSSKVADPQEVPPKSVSMKSVASTSQQTKSSKVVDPKEVPPKSVSMKCAASTTQQTKSSKVADTQVPPKSVSMKSVASTTPQTKSSNVAHPQEVPPKSVSRKSVASTTPQTKSSKVADPQEVPPKSASRKSVASTTHQTKSSKVADPKEVSAESVSRKRVASDTQQVLKVKTKTPVSIKTEPKEDVKFISEEDKEPTIGVFSNHLGPVHDLQIHQGLLYTCSADNTARVYSLANRECQGQFEGHTNKINCLLVSCLPKMPARLLTGSSDQTIRIYHLKSRRCLDIIKLPDRVLCMHSAWNTMFVGLASGSVAIFDLKTLKQLDMFDCHGPRGVSCLGTATEGARRILLAGSYDNTISVRDAKSSLLLRSLKGHTKTVLCMKVVNDLVFSGSSDHSIHAHNIHTGELIRIYKGHAHAVTSIVILGKVMVTACLDTLVRVYELESHDRLQVYGGHSDMIMCMAIHKSIIYTGCHNGTIQAVKLNLMKNYRCWWQNCSMIFGMMEHLVQHLVNDHTSPKLDSVKCRWRGCSTFFRTQQSVIQELPKHMQIHVDVDSKVES; encoded by the exons aTGTCAAACTTTGCACCTCCTGATTCCATGGGCAACCCAAGCCAGCCTATGAAAAACAAGGACATAAGTGATTACCCCCTTTTGTGCAGAACGCCATTCTTACTA GCACGAGACTTGCACATGCATAGCATAGAACACCACCGAAACCTTGACAA GAAGATGATGTCACGTAAAGTTACAATTTACAAGAGTCATGAGCCAGAAGTCATCAAGGGTGTTATCGGGAAGAAAAAAGTGCTGGCAAAGGACTG GAAAAACGTCTtaccaaaggaaaaaaaacaaagcccaaaaaaagaaagtgaaaaaacaaataataataataagaaaaaaacaacgaaaTCCAAACATCCTGTACAGGTGCCTCAGCAGGAAGGGAGTCAGACTAATGTTGTCCCAAAATCTGATAAACTGCCTACGGATCAGAACGTTGCTCCCGAAAGTAACGGCTCCCAACAACACACCAACCGAACATGTGTTGAATCGCAGCCCTTATCGTGGCCTGGCAACAACCCTTTTAATGATGACCATTCGCGGGACCAGGACGAGAATATGACTGAATCCACCAGGGATCAGATGTGTGTCGAGTTTATCAAAACAAGTGAACTGCAGCAAAACCCAACCGATTTGAACTTGCAGCCTGAACCTGTCAAGTCTGGCACGGGTGTCAGCACCACGATTAATAAATATAGACCGCAGATAGGTATGCCTGAGCGGTGTAGGGTGGATCGAGAAGCTCAAAAGCAAACTGCTGAAGTCAGAGCAAAAAGCGTGGCACCTTCTCCCTCAACCAGCAGCGAGCCCACCAGTTCCAATGCGAAGGTTCGGATAGCTCACAAGGCAGCAGCGGCTCAAAGATTAGATAAGCAAGGTCGATACAAGGTCATCCCAAAAGTGGGCATTCGGCCATTGCCCAAGATCAGACAGAAGTGGAAGACCATATACGAGCAGCTGAAAAGGAGAAGGGAGAAGAAAGAAGGAACACTCAG GAATGGACGTCAGCAGTTCTCGCCGAGACAAAGTCCGTTTGAAATGGGTGTCGCCAATGACTTGATGCTCACAGAAGGCTTCCACTGGGAGTCACTTTCCTATAGCAGCAAACCTATTTCTCTTCTTCCTGCGCTCTCCACTTCTTCTTTCCCATCATCAGAAGTTGTTCCTCCTCCCCATGTTACAACTTATAACGCATCACTTGTAGTGACTCAATCAAAAGAATGTGCACCTCTGACACTAGACCAAAGTGTTGGTCCGGCAAGAGCAGCAACAACTGTGAAAGTAGACCTTTCAAAGGAGAATAAAGACACCAACAAAAGGAATCATGAAGAATTagaa GATGACATCATTCTTGTCGGTGAGGCTTCTgtaaaaaggaagaaaactaTCACAAACCAGg ACCCTGGTCAACTGGACAAACTTTTATCGGTGTCCCTCAGAGAAGAAAAGCTGTGTCAGTCGGTTCAGGAACTAGACAAGTCCCTTGTTCTCGCCCGCAAATGCTTGCAAGTAGCCTACGCTGAAGTACAACGACTTGTGTTGCTAAAGCAACAG TGCACTGCAGAGGTGGACAGTCTGAGAGCTGAGCGTATTGATATACTACAAGGCATGCAAG GAGAGTATTCCAAAAGATCAAATGTGGTGGAAGTGGCCACTCCCTCATCCGCTGCATCTACAGATCGTATTAGCCCGAGTCCATCGTCAAGTTCTCCCTGTAACATCATTGTCCCGTTCCCCAACATCCTCCAAACCACCGCCTTGGCACTTTCCCCTGGCCAGCCTCACCCAACCCCTCTTGCTACACCCATGTTAGCAATAAAGTCAGAACCCGCCGTCCTGTCCAATTCAAGCCCGCAAAATCCTCAAGCCCAAATAGTCTCCTCGCCTCCCCCCTCACTGCCCATTGTGGCTTCTCCCACAGTAGTTTTCAACGATCAAACCAAAGCAGATGTTTTAAATCCATCCTCAGATACCAAGTCTACGATAATCCGAGCTGAAATCTTTCCAGAAGAAGTTCTCATAAATGATGGAAATAATAAGAGTCAAGACCATATCACAGGGCCTTCAAATGTAAATCATATGAAGCttaaagaagagaaaaacacaTCTGCAATggtgaatgacaacaaaagcaatGAGAGCGATAACCTGGTTGTGATGGAACCCGAAAGTATGATCATTACCATTGATGAATCTGACAGTGAAGAATCACCTAAAATGTCCCCAAAGGCTCCAGAATCTGTTATTATGAAGTGCGAGACTTCACCTACACAACAAACTATGCCCTCAAAGGTGGCAGATCCACAAGAAGTGCCTCCAGAATCTGTTAGTATGAAGTGCGAGGCTTCAGCTACACAACAAACTCTGCAAGT gaaaacTGAAACCCCCGTTTTGTTAAAAATTGAGCCCAACTGTCTAAAAG atgatACCTTGGGAAAAAATACACCACTGGACAAAGCAGATCTTTTAAATCCATCCTCAGGCACCATGTCTACAATAATCAAAGAGGAAATCTTGCCACAAGAAGTTCTCATAAATGCTGGAAATAATAAGAGTCAAGACCACGTCACAGGGCCTGTAAATGTAAATCTGATGAAGCCTAAAGAAGAGAAGAACACATCTGCAACGGTGAATGACAACAAAGGCAATGATAGCAATGACCTGGAAGTGATTGAACCCAATATGGTGGTCATTACCATTGATGAATCTGATAGTGAAGAATCACCTAACATGTCCCCAAAGGCTCCAGAATCTATGAAGTGCGTGACTTCAACTACACAACAAGCTCTGCAAGT gcaaagTGAAACCCccgttttgttaaaaaatgagcCCAATTGTGTAAAAG atcataCCTTGGGAAAAAAGACACCACTGGACGATGCAGATATTTTAAATCCATTCTCAGGTACCAAGTCTACAATAATCAAAGAAGAAATCTTTCCAAAAGAAGTTCTCATAAATGCTGGAAATAATAAGAGTCAAGACCACGCCACAGGGCCTTCAAATTTAAATCAGATGAAGCCTAAAGAAGAGAAGAACACATCTGCAATGGTGCATGACAACAAAGGCAATGATAGCAATGACCTGGAAGTGGTGGAACCCAAAATAGTGCTCATTACCATTGATGAATCTGACAGTGAAGAATCACCTCTAAATTCCTCAAAGGCTCCAGAATCTGTTAGTATGAAGTGCGAGACTTCATCTACACAACAAACTATGCCCTCAAAGGTGGCAGATCCACAAGAAGTCCCTCCAAAATCTGTTAGTATGAAGTGTGCGGCTTCAACTACACAACAAACCAAGTCCTCAAAGGTGGCAGATACACAAGTGCCTCCAAAATCTGTTAGTATGAAGTCAGTGGCTTCACCTACACAACAAACCAAGTCCTCAAAGGTGGCAGATCCACAAGAAGTGCCTCCGAAATCTGTTAGTATGAAGTCTGTGGCTTCAACTTCACAACAAACTAAGTCCTCAAAGGTGGTAGATCCAAAAGAGGTGCCTCCAAAATCTGTTAGTATGAAGTGCGCGGCTTCAACTACACAACAAACCAAGTCCTCAAAGGTGGCAGATACACAAGTGCCTCCAAAATCTGTTAGCATGAAGTCCGTGGCTTCAACTACACCACAAACTAAGTCCTCAAACGTGGCACATCCACAAGAAGTGCCTCCAAAATCTGTTAGTAGGAAGTCTGTGGCTTCAACTACACCACAAACTAAGTCCTCAAAGGTGGCAGATCCACAAGAAGTGCCTCCGAAATCTGCTAGTAGGAAGTCCGTGGCTTCAACTACACATCAAACTAAGTCCTCAAAGGTGGCCGATCCAAAAGAAGTGTCCGCAGAATCTGTTAGTAGGAAGCGTGTGGCTTCAGATACACAACAAGTTCTGAAAGT GAAAACTAAAACCCCTGTTTCGATAAAAACTGAGCCCAAAG AAGATGTTAAATTCATTTCGGAGGAAGACAAGGAGCCAACCATAGGAGTTTTCTCAAATCACTTAGGTCCTGTTCATGATCTCCAAATCCACCAAGGCCTCTTGTACACGTGCTCGGCGGACAACACAGCAAGGGTCTACAGTCTGGCG AACCGTGAGTGCCAGGGTCAATTTGAAGGCCACACtaacaaaattaattgtttgCTAGTCTCCTGCCTCCCCAAAATGCCTGCCAGACTTCTTACTGGCTCAAGCGACCAAACTATTCGCATCTACCATTTAAAG TCAAGGAGGTGTCTGGATATCATCAAACTTCCAGACAGAGTACTGTGTATGCACAGTGCCTGGAATACCATGTTTGTTGGACTTGCCAGTGGATCAGTGGCCATCTTTGATTTAAAG ACTTTGAAACAACTGGATATGTTTGACTGCCACGGCCCCCGAGGGGTGAGTTGCCTGGGCACAGCAACGGAGGGCGCCCGTCGAATCCTGTTGGCCGGCTCCTATGACAACACCATCAGTGTACGAGACGCCAAGAGCAGTTTACTTCTACGCTCTTTGAAAGGGCACACCAAGACTGTTCTCTGCATGAAG GTGGTGAATGACTTGGTGTTCAGTGGTTCCAGTGACCACTCTATTCATGCACACAACATCCAT ACGGGTGAGTTAATACGGATCTACAAGGGTCACGCTCACGCTGTCACGTCAATAGTCATCTTGGGGAAAGTGATGGTGACTGCCTGTCTGGACACACTGGTTCGAGTTTACGAGCTGGAG TCCCATGACCGCTTGCAAGTGTATGGCGGTCACAGTGATATGATAATGTGCATGGCCATCCACAAAAGCATA ATATACACAGGTTGTCATAATGGAACCATTCAAGCTGTAAAACTCAACCTGATGAAGAACTACCGCTGCTGG tGGCAAAATTGCTCTATGATTTTCGGCATGATGGAGCACCTTGTTCAGCACCTCGTCAACGACCACACCAGCCCCAAACTGGACTCGGTCAAGTGTCGCTGGAGGGGCTGCAGCACTTTTTTCCGTACACAGCAGTCAGTCATACag GAGTTACCTAAGCATATGCAGATTCATGTAGATGTGGACAGCAAGGTGGAGTCTTGA